CCCCCGTCTGAGTGGCCCCTGCCGGCCCTGTTCCTGCCGCCCGGCCCGCTGGTGGTGGCCGGGCGTCCGCTGGCGCAGCTGCCCGGCCTGACCCTGCAGGCGGGCGAGGTGCTGCACCTGCAAGGCCCGAACGGCGCCGGCAAGACGACGCTGCTGCGCGCCCTGGCCGGCGAGCGGGAGGGCGTGGACGGCGCGCGGGTCGCGGGCGGCGTGCCGGGCAGCCGGACGGCGCGGGCAGCGACGGCGTGGGTGTCCACCGACGCGCCGCTGCCGGACGACCTGAGCGCCGGGGAGTTCCTGCAGTTCACGGCGGCGCTGTGGTCCCGCCCGGCCGGGCCGCTGCTCGCGCTGGCCGGGACGCTGGGACTGGACCGCTGGCTGGACGCGTGGCCGCAGGACCTGTCGCGCGGCACCCGCCAGAAGGTCGCGCTGAGCGCGGCGCTGGGCCTGGGTCTGCCGCTGACGCTGCTGGACGAACCGTTCGGGACGCTGGACACGGCCGCGCGGGCGGCGCTGCTGCGGGCCGTGCGGGATCGGGCGGAGGCGGGCGGGGCGCTGATCGTCACGACGCACGGGGACGAACTGGCCCCGCTGCGGCCCCGCACGCTGACGCTGGACCTGGCGTGAACGGCCGACCCGGGCGGCCAGAACGGGTGGTGTGGGCCGCGCAGGCCCTCACGGCCCGCCGCGCGTGGCGGCAGACCTGGGGAGCGTGGCGGGCCGCCGGGCTGCCGCTGATGGCCGCGTACCTGGGCGGCGCGGCCCTGATCGCGCTGGTCAGCCTGTGGCAGACGTACCGGCCCGCGCCGTTCGACCTGCCGCTGGCGCTGCTGCTTCCGCTGGTCTGCGCGGGCCTGCTGCTGGCCGCCCTGGGCGCCCGGTCTGGCCGCCCGCCGCTGGTCCTGTCCGGCGCGGACCTGAACTGGCTGCGGCCGCCCGCCGCGCCGTGGGCCGCGCTGCTGTGGCCGCTGCTGCGCACCGCCGCGCCGTGGCTGCTGGCCGGACTCGCCGGCGGGAGCGTGCTGCTGGCATGGCACCCCGGAAGCTGGGCGTTCGCCGCGGCGCTGCCCCTGCTGACGCTCGGGGTGCCGCTCGTGCGGGCCGGGGCGCACGCCGCCCGCCTGACCGGGCGGCCCGCGCCGACCCTGCTGGCCGGAACACTGCTCCCCCTGGCGGGCCTGCTGCATCCGGCACTCCTGCCGGTGGGCGCGGCCCTGACCGGCGTGGTCGCCGCGTGCACGTGGCGGCGCTCCCTGCACGCCGACCTGCCCCCGCGCCTGCACCG
The DNA window shown above is from Deinococcus depolymerans and carries:
- a CDS encoding ABC transporter ATP-binding protein gives rise to the protein MSPSSLTAPPPAAPPPSEWPLPALFLPPGPLVVAGRPLAQLPGLTLQAGEVLHLQGPNGAGKTTLLRALAGEREGVDGARVAGGVPGSRTARAATAWVSTDAPLPDDLSAGEFLQFTAALWSRPAGPLLALAGTLGLDRWLDAWPQDLSRGTRQKVALSAALGLGLPLTLLDEPFGTLDTAARAALLRAVRDRAEAGGALIVTTHGDELAPLRPRTLTLDLA